In a single window of the Gemmatimonadota bacterium genome:
- a CDS encoding ABC transporter permease, translating to MMRSRRVGLGLLAALVALALFGPLVAPDPNVQPALATGSLAAPSAAHWLGTDQYSRDVFARLAHGARASLTVAAIAVSVAAILGMVIGLIAGVAGPLLGGVLRRAIDIALALPRVVVLLVLLATAGTLPLPLFALVLGLTGWPALARLVRGETLRLRHAPYVEAARALGAEPWRVALREILPGAIPPLLVAATLGTADVILLEAGLSFLGLGIQPPAPSWGGMLLEARDYLGTAPWLLLAPGLALVLATVTATLLGDALRHSLHPDQR from the coding sequence ATGATGCGATCACGCCGGGTCGGGCTCGGCCTGCTCGCGGCGCTGGTCGCGCTCGCGCTCTTCGGCCCGCTGGTCGCCCCCGATCCCAATGTCCAACCGGCGCTCGCCACCGGCTCGCTTGCGGCGCCGTCCGCGGCCCACTGGCTCGGGACCGATCAGTACTCACGCGACGTCTTCGCACGGTTGGCGCACGGCGCGCGCGCCTCGCTGACCGTGGCCGCCATCGCCGTGAGCGTCGCGGCCATCCTGGGCATGGTGATCGGCCTGATCGCCGGCGTGGCCGGGCCGCTGCTTGGTGGCGTGCTGCGACGCGCGATCGACATCGCGCTCGCCTTGCCCCGCGTGGTCGTGTTGCTGGTCCTCCTGGCCACGGCCGGGACGTTGCCGCTGCCCCTCTTCGCCCTCGTGCTCGGACTCACGGGATGGCCCGCGCTGGCGCGACTGGTGCGCGGCGAGACGCTGCGACTGCGGCACGCCCCGTACGTCGAGGCCGCCCGCGCGCTGGGGGCCGAACCCTGGCGCGTCGCCCTGCGCGAGATCCTGCCTGGCGCGATCCCCCCGCTTCTCGTGGCGGCCACCCTCGGGACGGCAGATGTCATCCTGCTCGAGGCGGGCCTCTCCTTCCTCGGGCTCGGCATTCAGCCGCCGGCACCATCCTGGGGCGGGATGCTGCTCGAGGCGCGGGACTACCTCGGCACCGCCCCCTGGCTCCTGCTCGCCCCGGGGCTCGCCTTGGTCCTTGCCACCGTCACCGCCACATTGCTCGGTGACGCGCTGCGCCACTCACTCCATCCCGATCAACGATGA
- a CDS encoding S9 family peptidase, whose product MLPRFVRFVAALALLPSAALSAQQVAASTALKPLTTEAMNGWKSMRGSALSNDGTWFAYTVAPAEGDAEVVIRSTGTTQEYRFPVGDGSQSSQLTLSGDAKWAAWLSWPSFKDSKKLKKERKPVQATAVLLNLATGEKREVEKVRRIVFAGEKPSWVALQTASDAPAPAAAPPGAPPAAAPPSAATAVILHDLLHNTSLTVADVGEFGFDWSGEWLAYTVETPSRVGNGVQLRNMKTEVVRAADNSKGLYRRLTWADSGLALAVLRGMPDSAATDTLFAVVAWKNFTATGPTRTVYEPSAATGFPAKMKIAGDRAPRWTQAFDGVYLGIRAVNPPKAKGADWEEDEKPNLEIWHGKDARLQPQQKVQESADKSFTYLSLYRMTDQRFLQLATDDMKTVTAAPMDKWAVGYADRAYELEANLSGVRKRDAYVIDLATGARRKVTTASTASLTSSPDGQRFAYMDDGHYFVQEFAGGASRNLTAGVATTFWNDEDDHNVIKPPRFPVGWSVDGLTLLLTDGWDIWRFPVRGGAATNLTGNGKKDGIRYRQVLVSNPRQRGFDLTKPMLIGTYGEWTKKEGLTKVDPAKPGATPLLWEDAAVRVTRARDADMFAFSKGTFRDFPDWYLAGPTFVAPKRVTDLNPQQKEYAWSAGSRLVDYVSDHGVKLQAALFLPAGYEPGKKYPTLVYIYEKLSQGLHQYSAPNETRALNPSNYTSRGYAVLMPDITYEINNPGMSAVWSVIPAVKAAAATGIVDIDKVGLQGHSWGGYQTAFLVTQTDLFKAAIAGAPLTDMISMYSSVYWNSGSANQPIFESSQGRFKGNFLENMDAYVRNSPNRFADKVKTPLIILHNDKDGAVDFNQGVTYYNTLRELGKEVLMLSYPGENHGLAKPANMKDYARRMDEFFDAKLMGKTPPDWYVNGVPRLAMEEHLKARRPTKAGQVP is encoded by the coding sequence ATGTTGCCTCGTTTTGTCCGGTTCGTTGCCGCCCTGGCGTTGCTCCCGAGCGCGGCGCTCAGCGCGCAACAGGTCGCTGCGTCGACCGCCCTGAAGCCACTCACCACCGAGGCGATGAACGGGTGGAAGTCGATGCGCGGCAGCGCGCTCTCCAACGACGGCACCTGGTTCGCGTACACCGTCGCGCCCGCCGAGGGCGACGCCGAGGTCGTCATCCGCTCGACGGGGACCACCCAGGAATACCGCTTCCCGGTCGGCGACGGGTCGCAGTCCAGCCAACTGACGCTGTCGGGTGACGCGAAGTGGGCCGCCTGGCTGTCGTGGCCGTCCTTCAAGGACAGCAAGAAGTTGAAGAAGGAGCGCAAGCCGGTGCAGGCGACGGCGGTGCTGCTGAATCTGGCCACCGGCGAGAAGCGCGAAGTGGAGAAGGTCCGCCGGATCGTCTTCGCCGGGGAAAAGCCGTCGTGGGTGGCGCTTCAGACCGCGAGCGATGCGCCGGCGCCGGCAGCCGCTCCCCCCGGTGCGCCGCCCGCCGCCGCACCGCCGAGTGCGGCCACCGCGGTGATCCTCCACGACCTCCTCCACAACACGTCGCTGACCGTGGCCGATGTCGGCGAATTCGGCTTCGACTGGAGTGGCGAGTGGTTGGCGTACACGGTCGAGACGCCGAGCCGCGTCGGGAACGGCGTGCAGCTCCGCAACATGAAGACCGAGGTGGTGCGCGCCGCCGACAACAGCAAGGGACTGTATCGTCGGTTGACGTGGGCCGACAGCGGCCTGGCGCTCGCCGTGCTGCGCGGCATGCCCGACAGCGCCGCGACCGACACGCTGTTTGCGGTGGTCGCGTGGAAGAACTTCACCGCGACGGGTCCGACGCGCACGGTCTACGAGCCGAGTGCCGCGACCGGCTTTCCCGCCAAGATGAAGATCGCCGGTGATCGTGCGCCGCGCTGGACGCAGGCGTTCGATGGCGTCTACCTCGGGATTCGCGCGGTGAATCCGCCCAAGGCGAAGGGCGCCGACTGGGAAGAGGACGAGAAGCCGAACCTGGAGATCTGGCACGGCAAGGACGCACGCCTGCAGCCGCAACAGAAGGTGCAGGAGAGCGCCGACAAGTCGTTCACCTACCTCTCGCTGTATCGGATGACCGACCAGCGCTTCCTGCAACTCGCGACCGACGACATGAAGACGGTGACGGCCGCGCCGATGGATAAGTGGGCGGTCGGTTACGCCGACCGCGCGTACGAACTCGAGGCCAACCTGTCGGGCGTGCGGAAGCGCGACGCCTACGTGATCGACCTCGCCACCGGCGCACGCCGCAAGGTGACCACGGCGAGCACGGCGTCCCTGACGTCCTCGCCCGACGGCCAGCGCTTCGCGTACATGGACGACGGGCACTACTTCGTGCAGGAATTCGCCGGCGGGGCGAGCCGCAACCTGACGGCCGGCGTCGCCACGACCTTCTGGAACGACGAGGACGACCACAACGTCATCAAGCCGCCGCGCTTCCCGGTGGGATGGTCGGTCGACGGCCTGACGCTGCTGCTCACCGACGGCTGGGATATCTGGCGTTTCCCGGTGCGCGGCGGGGCCGCGACCAACCTGACCGGCAATGGCAAGAAGGATGGAATCCGCTACCGCCAGGTGCTGGTGAGCAATCCGCGGCAGCGCGGCTTCGACCTCACGAAGCCGATGCTGATCGGCACCTATGGCGAGTGGACCAAGAAGGAAGGCCTGACGAAGGTCGACCCGGCCAAGCCGGGTGCCACCCCGCTCCTGTGGGAAGACGCGGCGGTCCGCGTCACCCGCGCGCGTGACGCCGACATGTTTGCCTTCTCGAAGGGCACCTTCCGCGACTTCCCCGACTGGTATCTCGCCGGCCCGACGTTCGTCGCGCCGAAGCGCGTGACCGACCTCAATCCGCAACAGAAGGAGTACGCCTGGAGTGCGGGTTCGCGACTGGTCGATTACGTCTCCGACCACGGCGTCAAGCTGCAGGCCGCGCTCTTCCTGCCCGCCGGCTACGAGCCTGGCAAGAAGTATCCGACGCTGGTCTACATCTACGAGAAGCTGTCACAGGGGCTGCACCAGTACTCCGCCCCCAATGAGACGCGGGCACTGAATCCGTCGAACTACACCTCGCGCGGCTACGCGGTGCTGATGCCGGACATCACCTACGAGATCAACAATCCCGGGATGAGCGCCGTCTGGTCGGTGATCCCGGCCGTGAAGGCCGCGGCGGCCACCGGCATCGTGGACATCGACAAGGTCGGGCTGCAGGGGCACTCGTGGGGCGGCTACCAGACGGCGTTCCTCGTCACCCAGACCGACCTCTTCAAGGCGGCCATCGCCGGCGCGCCGCTGACCGACATGATCTCGATGTACAGCTCGGTGTACTGGAATTCCGGCAGCGCGAATCAGCCGATCTTCGAGAGCAGCCAGGGCCGCTTCAAGGGGAACTTCCTCGAGAACATGGATGCCTACGTCCGCAACTCGCCGAATCGCTTCGCCGACAAGGTGAAGACGCCGCTGATCATCCTGCACAACGACAAGGATGGTGCCGTCGACTTCAACCAGGGCGTGACCTACTACAACACGCTGCGGGAGCTCGGCAAGGAAGTGCTCATGCTCTCCTATCCCGGCGAGAACCATGGCCTCGCCAAGCCGGCGAACATGAAGGATTACGCCCGCCGGATGGACGAGTTCTTCGATGCGAAGCTGATGGGGAAGACGCCGCCGGACTGGTACGTGAACGGCGTCCCGCGGCTGGCGATGGAGGAGCACCTGAAGGCGCGTCGGCCGACGAAGGCCGGTCAGGTGCCGTGA
- a CDS encoding DUF1800 domain-containing protein has product MNRLGYGPTPGQVEAVVQEGVLRWVDRQLAVRDLRDPALEAWERPYEVLRTPMSAMVAMHTDQVTKALKAQAQGADSATLRALQAQKRQADGGKRDLRELLGELQSVTLVRAVVSDRQLAEVLADFWLNHFNVYIAKGFDRAYFADYLERTIRGHALGRFEELLVATATSPAMLFYLDNVQSVADNSAVATTATRAARQPQRPGQPPRRTAARPGARAQGMDPAMAEQLKARMPRGLNENYARELLELHTLGVDGGYTQQDVINVARILTGWTIDRRGDHRFQFLAQAHDRGEKVVLGRTFPAGHGEDEGRALLAMLATHPATMHHLSAKLCARFVADLPPDGCIDDAVRAWRQSDGDIRTVMRAIVHSPDFWALANVQSKTKTPLEFVASAVRAVGGAPDATPRLSSQLQRLGQPLFNMVTPNGYPETSADWVNSGALLARMNAAVALASNRLPGVTVQLDQLVPVTADHEALLNAVNRAILGGAMSERTRSAIRRELADITDPRAARAMAVGLALGGPEFQRQ; this is encoded by the coding sequence TTGAATCGTCTCGGATACGGCCCGACCCCCGGCCAAGTTGAAGCAGTGGTCCAGGAAGGGGTCCTGCGTTGGGTCGACCGGCAGCTGGCGGTCCGCGACCTTCGAGACCCTGCCCTCGAGGCCTGGGAGCGCCCCTACGAGGTCCTGCGGACCCCGATGTCGGCGATGGTCGCGATGCACACCGACCAGGTGACCAAGGCGCTCAAGGCGCAAGCGCAGGGGGCGGATTCCGCCACGCTCCGCGCCCTGCAGGCGCAGAAGCGGCAGGCCGACGGCGGGAAGCGCGACCTCAGGGAGCTGCTGGGGGAGTTGCAGAGCGTGACGTTGGTGCGCGCCGTCGTCTCGGATCGGCAGCTCGCCGAGGTCCTTGCCGACTTCTGGCTCAATCACTTCAATGTCTACATCGCCAAGGGCTTCGACCGCGCGTACTTCGCCGATTACCTCGAACGGACCATCCGCGGACACGCCCTCGGACGATTCGAGGAGTTGCTGGTGGCGACGGCCACCTCACCAGCGATGCTCTTCTACCTCGACAACGTGCAGAGCGTCGCGGACAATTCCGCGGTCGCGACGACGGCCACCCGTGCCGCCCGTCAGCCGCAGCGTCCGGGGCAACCGCCCCGGCGGACCGCCGCACGCCCCGGCGCGCGCGCGCAGGGCATGGACCCGGCGATGGCCGAACAACTCAAGGCCCGGATGCCGCGGGGGCTCAACGAGAACTACGCCCGCGAACTGCTCGAGCTGCACACCCTCGGCGTCGATGGCGGCTACACCCAGCAGGATGTGATCAACGTTGCGCGCATCCTGACCGGATGGACGATCGACCGCCGAGGGGACCACCGCTTCCAGTTTCTCGCGCAGGCGCACGATCGCGGGGAGAAGGTCGTCCTCGGGCGCACCTTCCCCGCGGGTCACGGCGAAGACGAAGGGCGCGCCCTGCTGGCCATGCTGGCCACCCATCCGGCCACGATGCATCACCTGAGTGCCAAACTCTGTGCGCGCTTTGTCGCCGACCTGCCGCCCGATGGCTGCATCGATGACGCGGTGCGCGCCTGGCGACAGAGCGACGGTGACATCCGCACGGTGATGCGCGCGATCGTCCACTCGCCGGATTTCTGGGCGCTGGCCAACGTGCAATCGAAGACGAAGACGCCGCTGGAATTCGTGGCGAGCGCGGTGCGTGCCGTCGGCGGCGCGCCCGACGCCACCCCGCGGCTGTCGTCGCAACTGCAACGCCTCGGCCAGCCGCTCTTCAACATGGTCACTCCGAACGGCTACCCTGAGACTTCGGCGGACTGGGTGAACAGCGGTGCCCTGCTCGCGCGGATGAACGCCGCGGTGGCGCTGGCCTCGAACCGACTCCCCGGTGTGACGGTCCAGCTCGATCAGTTGGTGCCCGTCACGGCCGATCATGAGGCACTGCTGAACGCCGTCAACCGCGCCATCCTCGGCGGTGCCATGTCCGAGCGCACCCGGAGTGCGATCCGTCGCGAGCTTGCCGACATCACCGATCCGCGTGCCGCGCGCGCGATGGCCGTCGGCCTCGCGTTGGGTGGCCCCGAATTCCAGAGGCAATGA
- a CDS encoding DUF1501 domain-containing protein has product MTISRRAFMKAGGLALVSLGADPLFVDRAAYALRQQLGGVPSGKTLVCLFQRGAVDGLSMIVPAGDPWYWRERERIALPKSELVTLDGMFALHPRLAPLKPLWDQGSMAIVHAVGSPSTTRSHFDAQDYMESGTPDRKSTTSGWANRYCAHAREHAETPFRAVAFGPQLPRMLAGSAPALAIDDLRAFGVRTARSEGNERLTRAFESLYDGAATGLVASSSAEGFEAIKMLKSANPTALPPANGAVYGRGKLATALQQVAQLIRADLGMQIAFVDVGGWDTHVNQGSGQGQLATRLDEFGGALAAFTTDLGDRMRDVVVLTMSEFGRTVKENGTGGTDHGHGTAMMVIGGGVRGKQVLGRWPGLAPEARHEGRDLAVTTDFRALFGEVLSGHLGTTDLASVFPDFVPSGRLGLFS; this is encoded by the coding sequence ATGACGATCTCTCGACGCGCGTTCATGAAGGCGGGCGGCCTCGCCCTGGTGTCGCTCGGCGCCGACCCGCTCTTCGTCGATCGGGCCGCCTATGCGCTGCGCCAACAACTTGGCGGCGTGCCGAGCGGGAAGACGCTGGTCTGCCTCTTCCAACGTGGGGCGGTTGATGGCCTCTCGATGATCGTCCCGGCCGGTGACCCCTGGTACTGGCGCGAACGTGAGCGGATTGCGCTGCCAAAGTCGGAGCTGGTGACACTCGACGGCATGTTTGCGCTCCATCCGCGACTGGCGCCCCTCAAGCCGCTATGGGACCAGGGGTCGATGGCGATCGTGCACGCCGTCGGCTCGCCGTCCACCACGCGGTCGCACTTCGACGCCCAGGACTACATGGAGAGCGGCACCCCCGACCGGAAGTCGACGACCTCCGGATGGGCCAATCGCTACTGCGCGCATGCCCGGGAGCACGCCGAGACACCGTTCCGGGCCGTGGCCTTCGGCCCGCAGCTGCCCCGGATGCTGGCGGGCAGCGCCCCTGCCCTGGCCATTGACGACCTGCGCGCCTTCGGGGTGCGCACCGCACGAAGCGAGGGCAACGAGCGGCTGACTCGGGCATTCGAGTCGCTGTACGACGGCGCCGCGACCGGTCTGGTCGCGTCGTCGTCGGCCGAAGGATTCGAGGCGATCAAGATGCTCAAGAGCGCCAACCCGACGGCGCTGCCACCGGCCAATGGTGCGGTGTACGGCCGCGGGAAGCTGGCGACCGCGCTGCAGCAGGTGGCGCAGCTGATCCGTGCCGACCTCGGGATGCAGATTGCGTTCGTGGATGTCGGCGGGTGGGATACCCATGTGAATCAGGGGAGCGGGCAGGGCCAGCTGGCCACCCGACTCGACGAATTCGGCGGGGCGCTCGCCGCGTTCACCACCGATCTCGGCGACCGTATGCGTGACGTCGTGGTGCTGACGATGAGCGAGTTCGGCCGTACAGTGAAGGAGAACGGCACTGGTGGCACCGACCACGGGCACGGGACGGCGATGATGGTGATCGGCGGCGGGGTCCGCGGGAAGCAGGTCCTCGGGCGGTGGCCGGGGCTCGCGCCCGAGGCGCGTCACGAGGGGCGCGACCTGGCCGTCACGACCGATTTCCGCGCGCTCTTCGGCGAAGTGCTCAGCGGGCACCTCGGTACCACCGACCTTGCCTCGGTATTCCCGGACTTTGTGCCGAGCGGCAGACTCGGACTCTTCAGTTAG
- a CDS encoding ABC transporter permease — MTGWLFRRCLDALLTTLLAVVALVALVQLLPGDPLGAVIGDHPIDAAQRAALEATWGTNRPPLEAIGTTLTHLLRGDLGISLATQRPVTAMLAERLGPTLLLGALTLLATFTIGLSLGLWSALHPTTRRARIVGGVTLVGYALPSFVIGMLLVWGVAIRGGLLPPAGFADPLLAIDASAGTIMLDRLRHLALPLLTMVLATVAVPLRQQRAAAEASVRQPWVLAARARGVSAALLAFHHVWRPALTPVVTLVGLWLPMLVAGAVFVEALFGWPGLGSLIATSTSQRDLPVVIGVGSLLVVLVQLGSLLADVLYRVVNPVQRQP, encoded by the coding sequence GTGACCGGCTGGCTGTTCCGCCGCTGCCTCGATGCGCTGCTGACGACGCTCCTCGCCGTCGTCGCCCTTGTTGCCCTGGTCCAGCTGCTGCCCGGGGATCCGCTCGGCGCCGTCATCGGCGATCATCCCATCGATGCCGCGCAGCGTGCCGCACTCGAGGCCACGTGGGGGACCAACCGCCCCCCGCTTGAGGCCATCGGTACCACCCTCACGCACCTGCTCCGTGGCGATCTCGGCATCTCCCTGGCGACGCAACGCCCTGTGACGGCGATGCTGGCCGAACGCCTGGGGCCGACCCTGCTGCTCGGCGCGCTCACCCTGCTCGCCACCTTCACGATCGGGCTGTCGCTCGGACTCTGGAGCGCGCTACATCCCACCACGCGTCGCGCCCGCATTGTTGGCGGCGTCACGCTGGTCGGGTACGCGTTGCCGAGCTTCGTGATTGGCATGCTGCTGGTGTGGGGCGTCGCGATTCGCGGCGGGTTGCTGCCCCCGGCCGGCTTCGCCGATCCGCTGCTCGCGATCGATGCGAGCGCAGGCACCATCATGCTGGACCGCCTGCGACACCTGGCGTTGCCGCTGCTGACCATGGTGCTCGCCACGGTCGCGGTCCCGCTTCGGCAACAGCGCGCGGCGGCGGAGGCGAGCGTGCGCCAGCCGTGGGTGCTCGCTGCACGTGCACGCGGCGTGTCGGCGGCACTGCTCGCGTTCCACCATGTCTGGCGACCCGCGCTGACACCGGTTGTCACGCTGGTGGGTCTCTGGCTGCCGATGCTGGTGGCCGGCGCCGTCTTCGTGGAGGCGCTCTTCGGCTGGCCGGGACTGGGCTCACTGATCGCCACCAGCACCTCCCAACGCGACCTCCCCGTGGTGATCGGCGTCGGCAGCCTCCTGGTGGTGCTGGTCCAGCTCGGTTCGCTGCTCGCCGACGTCCTGTATCGCGTCGTCAACCCGGTGCAGCGCCAGCCATGA
- a CDS encoding ABC transporter ATP-binding protein, whose product MTPLLEVRDLRIAFPRDGATPLVPVDDVSFDVHRGELVALVGESGCGKSLTGLAIPRLLPENARLGARTSLRMDGEQLATLSESAMRPWRGRRIAMVFQDPMASLNPVMRVGAQIGEAITAHHAVPAAEVRRRAIALLTEVGIADPDERVDAYPHQLSGGMRQRVMIAMALAGEPSLLIADEPTTALDVTVQAQILELLDRLRRERGLAVLLITHDLGIVAGRADRVLVMYGGRIVEAADTAPLFAAPAHPYTRGLFASIPRLTGDGERLVPIAGTVPPPDQWPEGCRFHPRCPVAIARCAAERPPLAPIGDRHLAACWVAQGATP is encoded by the coding sequence ATGACTCCGCTTCTCGAGGTCCGCGACCTCCGGATTGCCTTTCCGCGGGACGGCGCCACGCCGCTCGTTCCGGTGGATGATGTCTCGTTCGACGTGCACCGGGGCGAGCTCGTGGCACTCGTCGGCGAGTCGGGCTGCGGCAAGAGCCTGACCGGACTCGCGATTCCACGACTGCTGCCCGAGAACGCCAGACTCGGCGCCCGAACATCGTTGCGGATGGACGGCGAACAGCTCGCCACGCTCAGCGAATCGGCGATGCGCCCTTGGCGCGGCCGTCGGATCGCGATGGTCTTCCAGGACCCGATGGCGTCGCTCAATCCGGTGATGCGGGTCGGCGCACAGATCGGCGAGGCGATCACCGCCCACCATGCGGTCCCCGCTGCCGAGGTCCGCCGTCGGGCGATTGCGCTGCTCACCGAGGTCGGCATCGCCGATCCGGACGAACGCGTCGACGCGTATCCCCATCAGTTGAGCGGCGGCATGCGACAGCGGGTGATGATTGCCATGGCCCTCGCGGGCGAGCCATCGCTGCTGATCGCCGATGAACCGACCACCGCGCTCGACGTGACGGTCCAGGCCCAGATTCTCGAATTGCTCGACCGGCTGCGCCGTGAACGCGGGCTCGCCGTGCTGCTCATCACGCACGACCTCGGCATTGTGGCCGGCCGCGCCGACCGCGTCCTGGTGATGTACGGCGGCAGGATTGTCGAGGCCGCCGATACCGCGCCCCTCTTCGCCGCACCGGCGCACCCCTACACGCGCGGGTTGTTCGCGTCGATCCCGCGGCTCACCGGCGACGGCGAGCGCCTGGTGCCGATCGCCGGGACGGTTCCCCCGCCGGACCAGTGGCCCGAGGGTTGCCGCTTCCATCCCCGCTGCCCCGTCGCGATCGCCCGATGCGCCGCGGAACGGCCGCCACTGGCGCCCATCGGCGACCGCCATCTCGCGGCCTGCTGGGTCGCGCAGGGTGCGACGCCATGA
- a CDS encoding ATP-binding cassette domain-containing protein translates to MTAPLVEVQQLVKHYPGGGGFFSAARPPVQAVDGVSFTIAAGETLGLVGESGSGKSTVGRAVLRLEPPTAGTVRFDGADLAGLDASALRALRQRMQIVFQDPFGSLNPRRTIGDSIAEGMIIHRLVPPAAMAGRVADLLAEVGLDRSYADRYPHEFSGGQRQRIGIARALAVEPRFIVCDEPVSALDVSVQAQVINLLLELRERRGLAYLFIAHDLAVVRQVAHRVAVMYLGTIVEIGPSRAVIGAPCHPYTQALVSAVPDPDPTVARQRIVLEGEPPSPSAPPPGCPFAPRCFHPQRDARCTAERPMLRVIGDREVACHHAESSDQ, encoded by the coding sequence ATGACGGCCCCGCTCGTCGAGGTGCAGCAGCTCGTCAAGCACTACCCGGGCGGCGGTGGATTCTTCTCGGCCGCACGCCCCCCGGTGCAAGCCGTCGACGGCGTCTCGTTCACGATCGCCGCCGGCGAGACCCTCGGATTGGTTGGTGAATCCGGCAGCGGCAAGAGCACGGTCGGCCGGGCGGTGCTTCGGCTCGAGCCACCGACCGCTGGCACCGTCCGCTTCGACGGCGCCGACCTCGCGGGGCTGGATGCCTCCGCCCTCCGCGCCTTGCGCCAACGGATGCAGATCGTCTTTCAGGACCCCTTCGGCTCGCTGAATCCGCGGCGCACCATCGGCGACTCGATCGCCGAGGGGATGATCATCCATCGGCTGGTGCCGCCGGCAGCGATGGCGGGCCGCGTGGCCGACCTCCTGGCCGAAGTCGGCCTCGATCGCTCGTACGCCGACCGCTACCCGCACGAATTTTCCGGCGGGCAACGCCAGCGCATCGGGATCGCGCGGGCGCTCGCCGTCGAGCCGCGTTTCATCGTCTGCGACGAACCGGTCTCCGCGCTCGACGTCTCGGTCCAGGCGCAGGTGATCAACCTGCTGCTCGAACTGCGCGAGCGTCGCGGCCTCGCCTACCTCTTCATCGCGCACGATCTGGCCGTGGTGCGGCAGGTCGCCCATCGCGTCGCGGTGATGTATCTCGGCACGATCGTCGAGATTGGTCCATCGCGCGCCGTCATCGGGGCGCCCTGCCATCCGTACACGCAAGCGCTGGTCTCCGCCGTCCCAGATCCCGACCCGACCGTGGCGCGTCAGCGCATCGTCCTCGAGGGCGAACCGCCATCGCCCTCTGCGCCGCCGCCCGGATGCCCCTTCGCGCCTCGCTGCTTTCATCCGCAGCGGGACGCGCGCTGCACCGCCGAACGACCGATGCTCCGGGTGATCGGGGATCGGGAGGTGGCGTGCCACCATGCGGAGTCGAGTGACCAGTAA
- a CDS encoding M28 family metallopeptidase — protein sequence MSRVVLLGVAFAAQVASTPVAAQAVPPSFDPRLDSIARSPSVSRIEADVRRLAGFGTRSTFSDTTSTTRGIGAARRWLYAEFQQISKACGGCLEVRYTRSTVKGSGTGARATPDVDVVNVIAIQRGTTTPGRVVMMSGDIDSRNSNGSDGVKDAPGANDNASGLAGTVEAARVLTRHRFGKTIIYAGLSGEEQGLWGGQQLAKEFVDSAWTVEAVLNNDMIGNIEGINGEIDNRSFRIFSEPTPPTETEAERRARRTSGGEVDGISRQLARYVERVVRATMPEMQPRLIYRLDRFSRGGHHRPFNDLGMPGVRIMESHEHYDRQHQDLRTENGRVYGDVIAGVNFPYVARMTGVNAVVLAALAWAPAPPTAVRLRGAVSASTTVSWTAAPGAPPLGYKVYWRDTTAPQWTYWRWVPAGSTQVTLENIIIDDFLFGVAAVGSGGHESVVQFPSFGR from the coding sequence ATGTCCCGTGTTGTCCTGCTCGGCGTCGCGTTTGCGGCACAGGTGGCGAGCACGCCGGTCGCCGCGCAAGCGGTTCCCCCCTCATTTGATCCTCGTCTCGACTCGATCGCTCGCTCCCCCTCGGTGAGCCGCATCGAGGCCGACGTGCGGCGCCTCGCCGGCTTCGGCACGCGCAGCACTTTCAGCGACACCACCTCGACGACACGCGGGATCGGCGCCGCGCGGCGGTGGCTGTATGCCGAATTCCAGCAGATCAGCAAGGCGTGCGGAGGGTGCCTCGAGGTCCGCTACACGCGCAGCACCGTGAAGGGGAGCGGGACGGGGGCGCGCGCCACGCCGGATGTCGACGTGGTGAATGTCATCGCGATCCAGCGCGGCACCACCACCCCCGGCCGCGTCGTGATGATGTCGGGCGACATCGACTCGCGGAACAGCAATGGCAGCGACGGTGTCAAGGACGCGCCAGGCGCGAACGACAATGCCAGCGGGCTCGCCGGCACCGTCGAGGCCGCCCGCGTGCTCACGCGCCATCGCTTCGGCAAGACGATCATCTACGCCGGCCTCAGCGGTGAGGAACAGGGGCTGTGGGGTGGTCAGCAGCTCGCCAAGGAATTCGTCGATTCGGCCTGGACCGTCGAGGCCGTCCTCAACAACGACATGATCGGCAACATCGAGGGGATCAACGGCGAGATCGACAACCGCTCCTTCCGGATCTTCTCGGAGCCGACGCCGCCGACGGAGACGGAGGCCGAGCGGAGGGCGCGTCGGACGAGTGGGGGCGAAGTCGACGGGATCTCGAGGCAACTGGCGCGCTATGTCGAACGCGTGGTGCGTGCCACAATGCCGGAGATGCAGCCGCGGCTCATCTATCGACTTGATCGATTCTCGCGCGGCGGCCACCATCGTCCGTTCAACGACCTCGGGATGCCCGGCGTGCGGATCATGGAAAGCCACGAGCACTACGACCGGCAGCATCAGGACCTGCGGACGGAGAACGGCCGCGTGTATGGCGACGTCATCGCCGGCGTGAACTTCCCCTACGTGGCGAGGATGACCGGCGTCAACGCCGTCGTGCTCGCGGCGCTCGCCTGGGCCCCGGCGCCCCCCACGGCCGTGCGGCTCCGTGGCGCGGTATCGGCCTCAACCACGGTCTCGTGGACGGCGGCCCCGGGTGCGCCACCCCTGGGCTACAAGGTGTACTGGCGCGACACGACGGCACCGCAGTGGACCTACTGGCGCTGGGTGCCGGCCGGTTCGACCCAGGTCACCCTCGAGAACATCATCATCGACGACTTTCTCTTTGGCGTGGCCGCCGTTGGATCTGGTGGGCACGAATCCGTGGTGCAGTTCCCTTCCTTTGGACGCTGA